In Rosa rugosa chromosome 4, drRosRugo1.1, whole genome shotgun sequence, the genomic stretch ACTTTAGTTGGTGAATTTCTGTTCAGCAGTGCTCGTCGAGACCTGAGAGAGCAGTCAACACCACATCAATCAGTGAGGAACCTCATGATTTTCTGTATAGTTATAACAGCTCACATGTATCTGGATGTAATGCACTATGAAAAAAGCAATTTTTGAACATATTTAAGTGATGTGCAAATCAATAACAGAAACTCATTACTTCACTAACATTGATTATTCtgtcttttcaaaaaaaaaaaaaatttgattattCTGTACTCACCCCAACTGATGTCACAAAATTGCAAACCGCACATTTCACAGATCTTGCCCCATATTGGTACATTAGTAGCATCCTGCAGTTCCCACAATTCACATGTGCCACCTGATTTGCTGTCAATGAAACACATTTGATTTCAATAGTTTAGTTACTGGGGAAGAGAATTTTTTGACTACTGAAGGAGGGAAGCGAAAAAACATAATTAACAAAGCGATTTAACTGTCGATTAACGACTCAATACCTTCTAAGGCTAGATTGACAGTGTGACAGCAAGAACATTGTACGCTTGTTGCTCCACGTATATACATGAGTAAGGTGTGGCAGCCTCCACAGACCAGCTGTGCCATTTCTGTGCCTATAATTCAGCATCACACATAAATGGTGATTCAGCTTAGACTTTCTGAATTTATGGTCCAAAAATAGATCAAACTGAATTGAACAACAAATGAGAATGTAATCTAGATTAACAGACAAGAACAAGAGATACCAGGAGGTGGCACAGCAGTGACTGCATTACAAACAGCACAGCATACTGAGGTGGCTCCGACTGGATAGAGTAAAAGGTTCCGACATCCAGAGCAGACGAGCTGGCTTTGTGCACCTAAAGAATTACAACAAAGTTTTGTTCGTAGGTAGGTGGGAGGTAAATGTAATGAATTACTTTTGCATACAACATTTCACAAAGATTTGATGCAATTCAGAAAACTAACACCCAGCATCAATCCTGTCTAAACCTATATATCTGCAATCAAATTTCATTGCAGATGAACTACCATGAACTTTAGTGCTTCTGTAGAACAAAGCTTTGGCAGCAAAAGGACTTTTGTTCGAGTActgtaaaaaagaaaagagaaacagagaagggaggaaaatagaaataaaatttTGTAACATTTTGTGCAATGCCAAGAAAACTCAAGTTCATTATCTCAGCAGCCAATTAACCAAAAATACAAATTGACATTGTTTTGAAGCCAAATAAGGAGAGATGAGATTTGAGAAATACCATTTGCAGCAGCAGTAGCAGGTGGTGTATAAGGTGCTGGAGGTGTTGGATATGGGGCAAGTGGAACTGGCATTATATATATGAAATCTCaaagttctctctctctctctttccttctcAGCTTCTAAAAGCCTACTGCCTCAGAAACTGGGGACATTACGTTCTTAACATATCTGGAAAGAGGGAAGCAAACAGTTAGGAATTGAAAAGACACTTTTTAATATTATATTAACTAGTTGGAATGAGCCACCTATAGACCATGAACAGGAATAGACAACCCTGTGGTGACAGAGATTGGAGAAGGGACATGAGGAAGAAATCTTTCAGAAAATTGCATTACCAAAAACCCAATAGGTGAAACATATGCGTGTTGGTCCAGTAATGCAAAACATAAGCATGGAATACTCAATACTATAGCTGAAGTTAGATGAAGttgcccagaaagaaagaagcatGGCAACAATACACAAGCTTATGCAATTCAGTTGAAGAGTTTGGAGTGGGGCAAACACATACCTTTGCCTCTAGCTGGTcaagtgggagagagagagagagagagagagatgaattgATATTGGGACTAAAAAGTATTGTGAGAAGTGTTGTTACCTTTTTTCCCACTGACTTAATTCTTGGGTATCTGGGTATTTGTCATACACctattttgttaaatattttagatcactggattagtaatatatccaatggtcTAAATTATTTAAAATTTGGTATCCAATTATTATTAGTTAAATAgtatttattactaattaattttatcattagTCAATTAATGTTTGACTAATAgttgattatcaattgacaattcTACATTgaaatgttatccaatgagaaattaagtagtctttggTATCTTTGAAAAGCCGCtctaaagaaaccaaaaaccctagaaccagttctcgtccggcggctcccgCCTGAGGCAGGCCACCAGCCTCGCCGCGGTGCGTGGTCCTGCGTGGCGGGGAGTTTAGTTGCTATTGCTTGGAAGGGATGCCTGGGATTTGTTGATCGAAACTCTGGTGTGATGGTTTTGGCAGGGCAGTCTGGGGCGACGTCTCCATGGTGCGGTGGGGCGTTGGGCAGCAGCGGCACGCCGTCAATGATGCAGGTCTCGTGGGTGAATGGGTTGCAGGGATGCTGGATCTTGGCGGTGCAGGTCAAGGAGCCATAGGTCGTTGCGGCGCGGGATGCGGCGGCGTTGTCATGGCGACCTAGTTGGGTGAAGGGGCTGTACGTGCATCCTTGGCGTGATGGAGATGACGACTGGGCATGGGCCAAGCTTTCCTAGCTGGGTTTGGGTTGGCTTTCTTTGGGTTGTTCCCTTAGGGCTCctatttgtttagtttttttactttcttaCTATTTCCTCTTGTTTTAGGTAGCTAGGCACTCTATTGTGCAACTATGAGTTTTATCTTTGGGCTTGCTTAGTTACTATGTTATTTCATAGTGGGTAGGCttgcttgaataagtgagcatgggtactgtcaaatgatcggacctaatctatgtatcgttgtggtttaccacaaactctttatctacccatagatggtagagggaagatatgtaatggtcctttctggcctgagttaatgatatatcgacatgatattatttcaaaaaaaaaaaaaaaaacacaattgaCAACTCTAAGGTGCATTTAAAAAGTTCATTGTCTCATTTTCATaagaaaataactcaaaataataataataataataataataatattttcaTCAAACGTTTACTTACCTATAATGAGTAGGAAAATAAAGCAAATGATTCGAATATACGATTATCCCTAAATTTGTTAGCACAAACATGTATGGAATGAGAAGTAGATTTcacatcaaaattaaaaacttaTTCTCAAACGAAGTTCAACATATTAAGAATCAGTTTCTCTCCTAGGTGATCCTATCACCGGTTACGGTTACTATTATatttacactgctctcgtgacatatgcaatgcagcgatgtcgtccgacatcaagtcacatggttaccttttattttagatgcgtctgtgcatcaTGCTATCCTTTATTGTTTTCCTACTTtttagatgcgtttgtgcatcatgttatgttttattgtttttctttagatgtttttgcatcgctccatgtacttctcagtttcacttaatatagtttgtcgtctttcccttcaaaaaaaaaaaaagaatcagtTTCTCGTTAATATACCTTACGCTTACCAAATATACCCTTGAAAATTTACAGCAACTCAAGATTTACACATAAGTTTAGTAGTAAAAAATTTGTTCTTATTTTTGTCTCTCTAATTTCCTTTCCAAGATAGGGAGAACATAGAGGAGGCACAATggcacatggagataaattcatTATCTTTAaataaagtaattttttttgcaGGACTAATTTATTcaacgaaaaagaaaataactaagGGCAAACATGAAGCCAAAACTCATctgagaaaaggaaaaaatccAAAAGACAACACCAAATTATATATAAGATTAGCATTCTTCTGCTAAATCAAAAATTGAGAGTGTATATTCGAGCTCGAAATCAAAGCTATTGCTAATAATATTTTGTCAATttccattattattatttttttttttaaagggaggGTTGTCAAtctattaagaaaaaaaaatatgtaacaACATATCATGACTCACCATCTGCAAGTTACGTCAATATTGAGCCATGTAAGCTACCCTAAAGCAAGCTAGATGTAATTACCCTAGCGTTAACCACAAGTGACTAAGAAGACAATGTTAGGGTTTAAGACTGAAGTTCGCCCTAACTTATTCAAAGAACCCTAGGACCACCCTACGTAGATGGGGCTTCCCCAAGGTCCATACTAGCTACAACTATTGTTGTATCCTCCACCACCGAAGCACCACATGCCATATCATCAACCATGTCAAAGCACGTTTGCACTACTAGCAAAAGTAAACTTACGCTTTGACAAAACTCATTCCTGAATAAACCTTTTCAACCAGAATGAGCTTGTGAGGTCCAGTTGGAGAGATAATTTTACCTAAAGTTTGACAAAACTTCCCTTAAAGAAGTGGACTACCCAACTTGTATAAAtcaaaatttacacttctagtTCAACAATCATTCTTAACACCAGGAGCTTACATGCTCCCCACAAATTACACAATCTCCATAACAATAATAATCGTACATGCTCAATACTATCCAACTTCCAAATAAACATCAAAATATCCAACATCTCAAGTCTATAAATTTGACTAATACAAATCTCCATAAGTTTGGTATTCAGGTCATAGACCCTTATAAACAAACTTCGAATTTAAGGACAACATCCcaataggtaatcagagcagtCTAAGAAAAGGAACTGATATAACAAACTAGTAGGTTAAACAAGTGACCTACATACAAATGATGGTAGCTATAGATATCATACCTCAACTCCTTCTATTGTCGAACAACAAATCTGCctactgggcatttgaaaccgaagggcccagaaAAAAGCATGCAGAAAAACGTTAGCATAAGTAGACAAAAATAATCTACGCAAGTAAGGTAAAAAGATTAAAGAAGCTTTCATACTTTCCCATTTCGTTTTTCTCAAACACCAATGCATGCAATATAAGTTTTAAagcttctttaattttttttttttttttttttgaaaaactcGTAATTCGGACCAACTTCGCTCCACTGGTCAAATAGGAGAGATAAAATAGGGGAAGAATATTCACCATACAAAGATAGACCTCCTAGGCACGAGTAGTAGCCTAGCTCCCAGGCTAATACTCCCTTCACTCCCATAGTATCGTCATGCCACTAAGGCGGAGCAGATAAAAGGCTGTGGTGAGCTAGTCACCAAGGCAAGCAGTTCATCTCACCACGAAGATGGATGGGCTATGGTGTCCTTGCCACGAAGGGGGACAATAATGGACAAAGCCTACTAGCAATGAGATTTAATAACCATAacttgacgaagtggtgttagctcagtggttagagcacccactacctaagatcgaggtcatgggttcgagtcactataggggtaggagtgaaatcctttgatcctctttataaaaagtatataaaaaaataaccaTAACTTACCCGTAGTATGGGGAGAATAAAATACGAAATCAAATACAAATTTACTTCCCCAAAATCTTGCATAAATCAAGGAAAATTCAACAACATGTCCCACATGTCATAATATTGTCAAATATCACAACTCAAATCCTAATTGAAGTTCAATCGCAAGATTTCAACTAAAATCATAAATCAATATAGAATTCATATTCAAAGTATCCAATGGAATTCATAAGTCATAAATCTCATTCAAATCAGGAAATCCTTATTAGAAAATAATCCGAGACTTTTATGAAAATCACAGGTCACTACCGAAGTCACAATTCGAATTCAAGCataagaaattcttcaagataATTTAAAATCAAATATCGCAACCATTAAAGCATCGAAAAATAATACGAATAAATATTTAAGAATTGCATGcattttatttaaaaataaaggACCACTCATAATATATGGCTAAGTCTGCCATCGATGGGAACTCTCGACAAGTGGAATCTCTTCACGTCCTGTTCAAAGCAGTACTCATGAATAACCAATCGGAAAGTCTAAATAAAATTTAtgttaaataaaaagaaaaaaatctatAAGGTTGACCCTCCGAAACCTAACGCTCGAGTTCTTCTCGGAATTAACCCAAACTTCACAATCTTCTTTCATCGATTCTAGCGTGCTAGAATAGAAACGACTGAAACCCAACGGTTGGATTTCCATGAATCGATCTCCGAAAATTCCCGATCGATTATCAACATTCACCAATTTCAATGACATTACATCACATGTTCTTATCGTCAAACTCTACCTAACAAGCCAAAACAGAAAGGTAAAAGCGGCGACATGCGCCGCTATGCAAACTCCAAATTGGGTAGCAacacctatgccaaaatgttccTTACATCAACCCTACCATTCTTAAAgctacaacaaagtccaattcCTAACCAATCGGCTGAAAATTACCTCGAAAGAAatcagaaaccctaaaacttcaATTGCTCAATTCCACCTCCTCACTTCAAATCGGTTCAAGTTGTTTGAAGGTTTGCTAGACACCTTAAGCGCTCCAAAACTCAAGTGGTTTCGTCAGAAAGGATGGCCGAAGCTGTGAGTTCTGACCGGGTCAAGGTTTTGGATCTACCGTCGCACAAATCTCTTTGAAACTCCTTCTTCGACGTGATTCGGTctaaaccaccaccacaggcTTCAAGGCGAGGAAGAGGTGGTCCAGATGGGACCAGAGGCGCGCCATTAGGTGGCCGGATGGAGGAAGACCCGTCAGGTCAGCGGTCGGGTCGCGCAAGAGAGAATCTGAGCTAGGGCTTTGGATAAACTGAAATGGCAAATTACCTTAAATGATAAGTTTTCTTATTTATACTCATGTTTGGAAATGATAACTCTCAGGGTTTTTAGAGAacctttagcagactctctattttgtctccttagctattttggagagcatgtttagctttttatctatttgaGCAActacaccagactcctaagtggctcttcattataacttttaactatctcgctcctaaatatagagagcgagatgatgctctctataatttaaagaacaattcttaggttcactcctagggtgaatgagcatattcacccccgttgtcgattaacatatttttacttaataaatttataatccaacggtctatatcttaaattatcctttacagatcatctctgtaaaaaatcaatcgaatcggaaatcatttaattatctaattgaatcaaacaaatggatggttctaacaacagttactactactatgatgaaccgtccatgtatttcatagaaatgaataactaaaaggtcttcaatttgattgattttttacagagctaatctttatattacgttatacaacatgaatggttggattataaaattataaagttattatgcgttaatcgcaagagagggtGAATGAGCTCATTCActctaggggtgaacctaagaattgttctaatttaaaatattatttttaagttattttatgtaatttttaaatatatttaaactatttagtcttcatttaaaaaataatataaattcaaaggTAGCTAAActagagagcactgatgcagatgtatttctaaagtggctagcaaaaataattttttagctactttggctaaaatttgactaaaaaatggctgGCACTAATCAATATTAGaccataactttcgcatacgatcTCCAATTTCAGCCTTCTATGTGTCTATGGACTCGGTTTAATGCGATCTACGGCTTCTacgaagaaaattttctcaaataatAACTCAatgaaaaagtcaactttcAGGCCCTAAATGGTAAAAACATAAATCGAAGAAATAAAGACTTGTTATTACGAGAATAATAAACTAATAAATGGTTAAATTAAGTATGTATACATGTTGTAACATACTTGTTCACCGAAGTCGACGCAAACTCCAGTTTCCTGGGGTTGACAGCCTCCAACTTTGGCTTGTTTCGAGCCCCGAGAGGACGTCCCACTTTCCTCTTCTTTAGTGGAGAAACCAACAACACTCCTACCTGTTGGGGAAGCTCTAGAGTAGGTTGAAATTCAGAGAAATGAGAACAGTCTCTGGTATAGCACCACTGCCTTTAACCTTTTACTGTAAGCaagtttcttttaattttcattcATAATAACTAGTAAACAGTCGAAGTtagaattaaatatatttttattccaaTAAAATATGGTTAAACAGCTTAATATTTGTATCCAATTCATAAATGTTTTGATTTAGTATGTGATACCATGTAACTTATTTTAATATCAAACAAAATTTATTGTACTTCCTAATCCTATGCTGCGTTATGTCAAGATACATATTAACTTTGTCGTAACACCTGGACCACACAGCTGACAGCTCCCTACTTTCTACTTTTCTATTGGTTGGCTGTGCATTGGATGCACGTGACTGACGTAGTCCACACGCTCCATTAGGCCATTCAATGGTCCAGGATTGAACTCGTCTATCACAGTGATAATCACAGCCGTCTGTCGTCTAAGCTATTGACCCTGGAATAGAAAAGGTACTTTCCTCAAAATAAGATGTTGCGgtcctctgtgtgtgtgtgtctttcAACCTCACGAGCCGTCAAATCTCTTAATACTTTGTCCAATAGGATCGGATTTTGATTCGAAGCTGGCCTGAATTGATTGTTAATGGATAAGTTTAGATTCAATGTTTCGATATTAACGATGTTTAATGAATTCAATATCGAATTTAAGTTGATTTGATTCgtgtttaaatttttttgaatgaatAATGTGGTCAATTTTTAATAATGaaatattatattttatttatttttttttttttttttgaataatgagATTTGAAACTCAGTCAAGCTGTGAGGCAAATCTCCACGCCCATATTATTATGTAATAAACTTTGTTGCATCGAGGGGAACATAATACCTAAACCTCTAGCATACTTAATAACATTACACTTATCTTCATAGAGGACATCCTGTAAGAAATCAAGTGCCTCATCTAAATATAGATCAATAGCATGATCCAAACTAGCAAAGTACGTGAGCTAATCTATGTGCTATACTATTTGCTTTCCTGAAAATATGTCCAATTTTGACGACATCAAAAGTTTGCAAGTAATCTATACAATCCTCAAGAATTCGACTTACTTCTAAATTATCTTCAATTCAGTGATGCAAGGCTGCAACCAACATGGAGCAATCACTCTCCAGCTCAATGACATCCCAGCCCTGGTGAATGGCAATTAAGAGGTAGCCAGTGGGCGAGGTGGCTGCCTCAGGCGGCACCCTTAAGGGCCGGTTTTACCCAAAATTATCAATAACCCCATGAATTGATGTAGAGTGATATTAATATTTATACTCACTGAGTCACTGTTGTGTTGTGTGCATTGCATGAATTTTTTGTAGAATTAGGACTACTTGTTGCAATTTTAACTGTGTATTACAAATTTAGATATATATTCGTATATACTGAAAAGGGTGTTGTAAAATCATAAACTCTATAATCCAAATATTATTAGCTGAATCCTTGGGCAGCCTAAACGACAATATTACAAtacttcctcctccttctcctctcACCAACATTAAATCTTCACAACAACATAAGAAAACAAGAACTATAAACTTGAGGCTAAGAACAAAGGCCTGGAAAAGGGCAGAGAAACTACATTTTAACACAGAACTACAGTGTAAAAAGAGAATGGATGAGGCTGATGGGAAGACCAGAGAACAGAAGACAAAAGGTGCAGTAATGAAGAATTCATTCAAGCATGGGCTGTATAATTAAGCTGGAAGGAAGACTACAAAAACAACCATTGCAGCTGCAGGGTCCATAGATAAGTATGCAACATGCAAAAGATGAAAGGGACCACCATGCTTTCTACTTCTGTTAGCTTTTCTCCACATCACCATGAATTGATCCCAACTGGATATTCCTGCTATTAATGTTCTAGAGACCTCCTTCAATAATTCAATTTTGAAGGTCACAAATTTTGCCCTTGCCCTCATCCTTGGCAATTTTCTCAATCAGAAATATTACAGAGAAAACTTGTGAGCCAACCAATACTTGTTTTCCTGGCATGGGGTATGTTTAGCTTGATATGGAAACAAAAGATCTTTTGTTAGCTTGATGTAGATTGTCATCATGCGTCTGGTGTTTGTTTAATGTGGTATTACGATTATGGAGTTCGAAATCATTTACCCTCGTTGTATAACTCCACGTGCGTGAGGGGCTGCACGCTAAGGGTTCCAATTAACATTATTAACAGTTGATGATTCATGAATTTCTTTTGTCATTAGATGATAAAAACCAACCCCACCCCCATCAGAAATTCAAAACATTATTGAATGCATGACTAGAAGATTTAGAAGGAGtgtacttgttttttttttagggtctcGTTAGTGATAATGATCTAAAAATCGCTAGCAATAGGGGGGCGGTGGATATGAGCCTAGTAATTGATCATACAAATGTACTAGGTCTGCAAAAGAATCCACAACTCATATGTTATCTGCACAATAATGAACTGGAAAAGGTTATCAAAGAACATAGCATGCACTAACTTGAATGAGAAAAACATGTTCTCAGCATAGTACTCAAATTCCAAAGAGTACCCACCATCTAGTTTCTTAGGGGCCTCAGCCTTCAACCTGATCCCAATACCTTCTCTTGCTCCCAAACAAAACCTACAGAGCTactcattttctttttcctctatCCTTTTCCTATTTTATTGTGAATGAAATCTGGTGATTCTGGCAATCAAATCCAAGAGAAATTTCTCTTTTGTCGACTTGGCTGGTCTTTCCTGGGGTAAAACTGTTTTGGATAGGCTTCACAATGATTATTTTAGTCTGAAATATCAGTAACCAGGCTATGTAAATCACCCATCAAACATACGAAAATGTGGCTCAACACCAGCCACTTCTCAAGTCCTTTGTCAAATCAACCAACATGATTAAGCTAATAAAGGACAATTAGAATTAGGGTTCTTTTGGCACCTAGCCTAAACTAGATCTTGGGATGATCTGAGATAATCGACTACTTGTGCTACTTGGCCAACAGCCAACATTTCGAAAGACGATCCTAGAAGGATCAGATAAGGTATTGCATTTGCGGCCAAAAAATTGGACTTAACCTTTGATATGAGATTATCGACTTCGAAAAATTGGAACTGCTTGGTTAAAATCCACAGCAGATTAGCTCTCTGAAATGGATCTTGTCCTAGCATTTTCCCACTGATAAGTACCCTTTTAGTTTGGTAACAAAAGCAGCTTATGTATGACGAagagcaaaaacaaaaacaaaatcagaaatagaGAGCTATATGTCAACACACGAAAATCATAACAGAATATTATCATTTTTGTCCAAACTATCTGCAGTATCACATCAGATGCTGACACCTTAATCCACAGGCTGCCCATAGATTAAACTCCAAACCAAAATTTGAGCTATTCAAATTTCAACCACAAATCTGTAAAGGGGGTGTAGGAATTCTATATGCAAACATTACAACATGATGACATTAGAAATAATGACAGCACCTTCACATGGAAATTCATATTACAGGATAGTGACACTAGAAGAAAAGATGACCACTCTTTAAGTCATGCTGACGTTGGGCAAATGTTTTCAGGGGCCAAATTGAAGTGGCCATGAATGAATTTTAACAGAGAATCCTCCTAAACTTTAGGGGAGGGCTATTCATGCTCCTCACAGTTTCACACTTCATTTTTGAAGTCACTATAACATCTCATGAGTCCATcaaacaaatcctaaatcaatcaaaatgatggTCAATAGGCATTTTCTAGGAGGAAATGTTACCCTTCTGTTTCAAGAGTACAATCAATCTGGCCTCTTACATATAGTTATCTTCATTCATGTGAGTTGACCGATGCAAATTATTTTTTGACATAACTGAACAATGTCTGGTCTGTTTTATGTACAAGAATCTTTCCAGAAATAGCACTACTGCAAAGGCAGTGATTTACTCTttttcatcatcagcatcagAATTCCCATATACAACAGAAAAGTAAAATCCTACCGTCCTCAATGTGAGGCCTGGAAACCTGTGAGAGCTGCCTGGTCGCATATCAATTTTAATAAATGGCCACTGCATCAATTGTGCAGCTTCACCCTCCTCCCATCCATCCCCAATTACGCAGAAGCGGACCTTTGGACCATTGAAACGCGCCTTGATCCACTGAAAACATTGTAGTTTCCCCACTTCCCAGGAACTATAGACTGAAGAAGTTATAGATATGTCAGTACCAATCTTACAAATTCACAACTATGAATGATGCACATTGGCAACTACCACTATCCATGAAAAGTTAAAGTTAAACTATGTCCCATCAGTGGTCCACTGCTTGCAGATGCATTACTTCAGATAAGTTTTCAAATAAACTTTCCCTGCATTTAATGGACATAATTTTTAACACTTCACTTATAAGAATGCTAAATCTCAACAATTATTAAATACTAATGAAGCAAGACGGATAGTCATGAAATCCAGAACAAATAGGGAAATAACTGTGACCTTCTTGGATGCAAGAGTTCTTCCATCTAAGTTACATGAAAAGTAGGCGTGCAAAGAAGGGACACAAAAGATATGTTGCAAGGCACTACCTCTATGTTCTGCTTGCTGCAATATCCAGGTTGATAATGGGAAAGATTAAGGTTTTTGGAGGAGAGAAAACAGCTCTCTGTCATTCTTTTCCATGGCTTTATCTCACTGACATAATTTTTCAATTTCCCGGGTGTGTTAGCTCCTCTATTTTCTGTTAAGCTCGGTTTTTTGGTATATAGGAATTTGAATGACAGAACTCCCGGAAATATTGTCCTTATTATCCCAGATAGTGTCGTGCTGATTTCTTCTATCTGCCGTAGAAATGGCGAGCGAAGACATGACTGAAGATGTAGAGCCTAAATTCAAATTTTCTTGTAAATTCACTCTTGACAATTAACGGACAACCCGTTTCTCTGAGTTTTATTCCCCCCTTCTCTTTAATTTGGAAGTCTAAAGCACGTCTTAAGGTACACATATTATTATTCATGGTAAGGTGAATACTGCTGACATGGTTTAGAGGAGAAAAagttctatttttattttgccTAATTGCTCTGATGTCTGAGGCCAGAGCAGAGTGTGTATCCCTCTGTTTCTACATTGACCCAttgatttggaggaaaagatgtTCTGTTTTTCTTTCGCCTCATTGGGTGTATGACATGATGTGTAAAGCCAGACCTGAACATGCAAATCATCTGTTTCTAAATTGCCTCATTGCTTTGGATCTTTTGACAAGGCTGTTTCAGAGGGCTATGTTGCGCTGGAACACTCCAGTGCCATGTGCGGCTTTATGGTGTTATGTGGAGTGTCTACAGAGTGGGAGAGAAGCTCTATCACTCATGGGAGAGTGTCTAGACATTTTGGGGACAATCCCATTTTTAGCAATTTCCTCCAAGTGAAATGCAGCTGTTATGTATTCTTAGCATTCATTTTTTCCTGGCTTGTTCAGTTTTAGCT encodes the following:
- the LOC133745233 gene encoding protein LOL1; translation: MPVPLAPYPTPPAPYTPPATAAANGAQSQLVCSGCRNLLLYPVGATSVCCAVCNAVTAVPPPGTEMAQLVCGGCHTLLMYIRGATSVQCSCCHTVNLALEANQVAHVNCGNCRMLLMYQYGARSVKCAVCNFVTSVGVSTSTAEQKFTN